Proteins from a single region of Methanoculleus taiwanensis:
- the galT gene encoding galactose-1-phosphate uridylyltransferase, whose product MRRDPTTKEWVIIARDRAKRPHEFVQKHDRPSLPDYSPTCPFCPGNESMTPPEFLSYQDQGTGRWQVRVFANKYPALSPVGSTAHHTEDGFFWVMDGVGAHEVIVETPLHNERLARMDLRDIERVLRAYRERYNALRTVAFVRAIVIFKNHGPSAGTSLAHSHSQLIATPVIPRTMRLRHAVAAEYYDKTGRCLYPDLREHECRAGRRIILETERFVVFHPFASKRPFETWIMPKTQDASFGTVPDEDLMPLAGVLQKTLQWLDHGLNNPDYNYIVYSAPVGEEDTTYFLWHLQIIPRLSAMAGFELGSGLYINPAMPEDTAQFIRDLSEK is encoded by the coding sequence ATGCGGCGGGATCCGACGACGAAGGAATGGGTCATTATCGCCCGAGACCGGGCAAAAAGACCCCACGAGTTTGTACAGAAGCACGATCGGCCGTCTCTACCTGACTATTCGCCCACCTGTCCGTTCTGTCCCGGCAATGAGAGCATGACGCCGCCGGAGTTCCTCTCGTATCAGGATCAGGGCACCGGACGCTGGCAGGTGCGGGTCTTTGCCAACAAATACCCTGCCCTCTCCCCCGTCGGCAGTACGGCACACCATACGGAAGACGGTTTTTTTTGGGTTATGGACGGTGTAGGGGCGCACGAAGTCATCGTCGAGACACCCCTGCATAACGAACGCCTCGCCCGGATGGATCTGCGGGACATAGAGCGTGTTCTGCGGGCTTACCGGGAGCGGTACAACGCGCTCCGCACCGTAGCGTTTGTCAGGGCAATTGTCATCTTCAAGAACCACGGCCCGTCGGCAGGCACGTCGCTTGCACATTCTCATTCGCAGCTGATAGCAACGCCGGTGATACCACGGACGATGAGGCTCCGCCACGCTGTAGCCGCAGAATACTACGATAAGACCGGCCGTTGCCTGTATCCTGACCTGAGAGAGCACGAATGCCGGGCAGGCCGGCGCATCATACTCGAGACGGAGCGGTTCGTGGTATTTCATCCATTTGCATCAAAGCGACCGTTTGAAACCTGGATCATGCCGAAAACCCAAGACGCGTCATTCGGCACCGTTCCTGATGAAGATCTGATGCCGCTTGCGGGGGTACTTCAAAAAACGCTTCAATGGCTGGATCATGGACTCAATAACCCGGATTACAACTACATCGTCTACTCTGCCCCTGTGGGGGAGGAGGATACGACGTATTTCCTCTGGCACCTGCAGATCATTCCCAGGCTCTCTGCAATGGCAGGATTCGAGCTCGGATCCGGTCTATACATCAATCCTGCCATGCCTGAGGATACCGCACAGTTCATACGTGATCTATCGGAAAAATAG
- a CDS encoding glycosyltransferase, whose amino-acid sequence MDAIPGIGIKDYEKYIGAETVRRIRDKARQLRDLHIVNVNSTYYGGGVSQFLSSTTLLMNSLGIKTGWRVVHGSPDFFSVTKKFHNALQGADINLTDRKIQLYEQVVYENALRNHLDHDIVFVHDPQPLPLISHYRKDDPWIWRCHVDLTRPDKKVWDYLLRFIRRYDAVILSSRDYRQDLDIPQVFFMPSIDPFTITNKELTEEEIDERLEHYNIPTDLPLVVQISRFDRWKDPEGVIEAFKIARKKVACTLVLLGNVATDDPEGPAVYRSLMKNREERIIIISRQDSALVNALQRRAAVVLQKSIREGFGLTVAEAMWKGTPVIGGDVGGIRYQIRDGVNGFLVSSVEEAADRIVQVINDPDLRDRLGREAHESVRRNFLLTRSIEQDLDLIGAIKPEFRLSDAVKMYE is encoded by the coding sequence ATGGATGCAATACCCGGCATAGGGATAAAAGACTATGAAAAGTACATCGGGGCCGAAACTGTCAGACGCATTCGGGATAAAGCACGGCAGCTTCGGGACCTCCACATCGTTAACGTCAATTCGACCTATTACGGGGGAGGCGTCTCCCAGTTTCTTTCATCGACGACACTTCTGATGAATAGCCTGGGTATCAAGACCGGGTGGCGGGTGGTTCACGGCTCTCCGGACTTCTTCAGCGTCACCAAGAAGTTCCACAATGCTCTCCAGGGGGCGGATATCAACCTCACCGACAGGAAGATCCAGCTCTACGAGCAGGTCGTTTACGAGAACGCACTGCGCAATCACCTCGACCATGATATCGTCTTCGTTCATGATCCGCAGCCCCTTCCCCTGATCAGTCATTACCGGAAGGACGACCCCTGGATATGGCGATGCCATGTCGACCTGACCCGGCCGGACAAGAAGGTCTGGGACTACCTCCTCCGGTTTATCCGCCGGTACGATGCCGTTATTCTGAGCAGCAGGGATTACAGGCAGGACCTGGACATCCCGCAGGTTTTCTTCATGCCGAGCATCGATCCTTTCACCATTACCAATAAAGAGCTGACCGAGGAGGAGATCGACGAGCGCCTGGAGCACTACAATATCCCCACCGATCTTCCGCTCGTCGTGCAGATATCCCGCTTCGACCGCTGGAAAGACCCGGAAGGCGTTATCGAGGCGTTCAAGATCGCCAGGAAGAAGGTAGCGTGTACGCTCGTGCTGCTGGGCAATGTGGCGACGGACGATCCGGAAGGCCCGGCTGTGTATCGTTCGCTCATGAAGAACCGGGAAGAGCGCATCATCATTATCAGCCGTCAGGATAGCGCGCTCGTCAATGCCCTGCAGCGTCGGGCAGCGGTTGTCCTGCAGAAATCGATCCGCGAGGGGTTCGGTCTCACCGTGGCCGAGGCGATGTGGAAGGGCACGCCGGTCATCGGCGGGGATGTGGGGGGCATCCGCTACCAGATTCGTGACGGTGTGAATGGATTCCTGGTATCGTCCGTGGAGGAGGCGGCCGACCGGATCGTGCAGGTGATCAACGATCCCGACCTCAGAGACCGGCTGGGGCGGGAAGCGCATGAATCGGTGCGCCGGAACTTCCTGCTTACACGCTCAATAGAACAGGACCTCGACCTTATCGGTGCAATTAAGCCTGAGTTCCGGCTTTCCGATGCGGTGAAAATGTATGAGTGA
- the gpmA gene encoding 2,3-diphosphoglycerate-dependent phosphoglycerate mutase produces MVLLILLRHGESLWNRDGRFTGWTDVDLSENGIAEARHAARLLRDGGYTFDVAYTSVLKRAIRTLWIVMDDMDRMYVPVHRSWRLNEKSYGALQGLNKQETAEEYGAEQVHLWRRGYDVRPPPLLWDDPRHPRFDPRYAGQDPDALPATESLHDTLDRTLPYWHEQIAERLQDGKTVLISAHGNSLRALVKYLDAVPDEVIADLNIPTGYPLIYELDEGLHAVRHYYLGNPDEIARATAAVAEQATVPRG; encoded by the coding sequence ATGGTACTGCTGATTTTGCTGCGGCATGGCGAGAGCCTCTGGAACCGTGACGGCAGGTTCACGGGCTGGACCGATGTGGATCTCTCCGAGAACGGTATCGCGGAAGCCCGCCATGCTGCACGGCTCCTGCGGGACGGCGGGTATACGTTCGACGTCGCCTACACGTCCGTGCTCAAACGCGCGATCCGGACGCTCTGGATCGTCATGGACGATATGGATCGTATGTACGTCCCGGTGCATAGGTCATGGCGGCTGAACGAGAAGAGCTACGGCGCCCTGCAGGGTCTCAACAAACAGGAGACCGCTGAAGAGTACGGTGCGGAGCAGGTGCACCTCTGGCGGCGCGGCTACGATGTCCGGCCGCCGCCGCTTCTGTGGGACGACCCGCGGCACCCCCGGTTCGATCCCCGCTACGCGGGTCAGGACCCGGACGCCCTTCCGGCGACCGAATCGCTGCACGACACGCTCGACCGGACGCTCCCCTACTGGCACGAGCAGATTGCGGAACGCCTGCAGGACGGGAAGACTGTTCTTATCTCGGCGCACGGCAACAGCCTCCGGGCGCTGGTCAAGTACCTCGACGCCGTCCCGGACGAGGTGATAGCGGACCTCAACATCCCCACGGGCTACCCGCTGATCTATGAACTGGACGAGGGCCTGCATGCCGTCCGGCACTACTACCTGGGAAATCCGGACGAGATTGCCCGGGCTACAGCGGCGGTGGCAGAGCAGGCCACGGTCCCACGGGGATGA
- a CDS encoding plasma-membrane proton-efflux P-type ATPase, with the protein MGKDAISTDDAKKASVDDIYQALSTGGKGLSASEAQNRILQYGYNEIPEQKKNPILEFLQYFRGPIPYMIEAAVVISAVTQKWEDFAFILALLLINAIVGFWQGRQAGNAIAMLKKQLAVKARVLRDEEWQEVAARELVPGDIVRVRMGDIIPADIKLVEGDYLSADESALTGESLPVDKHVADVAYSGSIAKQGEMTGVVVTTGLKTFFGKTAELAEEAATVSHFQKAVLKIGDYLIVLALSLVAITFFIAIVRQESILSTLQFALVLIVAAIPAAMPAVLSITMAVGAVALTKYNAIVSKLVAIEEMAGVDILCSDKTGTITENKLTLSEIVPFGDAGKEDVLLDALLASRGEDRDPIDIAIIDSKEGQALTEKLGTYTVARFAPFDPVVKRTEATVKDSEGRQFKAAKGAPQVIQNLAGGNEEIGRKIDELSNTFAKKGFRMLGVARSGDGDTWTYVGVLGLYDPPREDSAATIKTAEEMGLDVKMVTGDHVAIAKEIAKEVNLKTNITTADAFLNEHDAEAAEIVEKADGFAEVFPEHKYRIVSLLQSRGHIVGMTGDGVNDAPALKRADVGIAVAGATDAAKSAASIVITKPGLSVIIEAIKESRRIFQRMVHYVIYRIAETIRVLFFVTSIIIIFNVFPITALLIVLLSLLNDLPIMTIAYDNVLYSQSPEQWKMREIITLATLIGFVGVIATVILFYLAYITLGLSLAVVQSLIFLKLAVAGHLTIFVSRTRGPFWSIRPGSALLWSAIITKAIATVIVAVGIGVTPIGWYLAGLVWLYSIVEELVIMDWVKVRVYRLIDHGEIKWAR; encoded by the coding sequence ATGGGGAAGGATGCGATCAGCACGGACGATGCCAAAAAAGCGTCCGTGGATGATATATATCAGGCCCTGTCTACCGGCGGGAAAGGTCTTTCCGCATCGGAGGCGCAGAACCGGATTTTGCAGTACGGATATAACGAGATCCCGGAACAGAAAAAAAATCCGATTCTTGAGTTTTTACAGTATTTTAGAGGCCCTATCCCCTATATGATCGAGGCTGCGGTGGTCATCTCCGCAGTTACCCAGAAGTGGGAAGACTTCGCGTTCATCCTGGCGCTGCTCCTGATCAACGCGATCGTCGGTTTCTGGCAGGGCCGCCAGGCGGGAAACGCCATTGCAATGCTTAAAAAACAGCTTGCAGTAAAAGCACGGGTATTGCGGGACGAGGAATGGCAGGAGGTCGCTGCACGGGAGCTCGTCCCCGGCGATATCGTCCGTGTGCGGATGGGGGACATTATTCCCGCCGATATCAAGCTCGTCGAAGGAGACTACCTCTCGGCAGACGAATCCGCACTGACCGGGGAGTCGCTGCCGGTCGATAAACACGTAGCGGATGTTGCATACTCCGGCTCCATAGCAAAACAGGGCGAAATGACCGGTGTCGTGGTGACGACGGGACTGAAGACTTTCTTCGGGAAAACCGCCGAACTTGCCGAAGAGGCGGCAACCGTCAGCCATTTCCAGAAAGCCGTCCTGAAGATCGGGGATTACCTGATCGTCCTCGCACTCAGCCTGGTCGCAATCACGTTTTTTATCGCAATCGTCCGGCAGGAAAGCATTCTGTCTACACTCCAGTTCGCCCTCGTCCTGATCGTAGCAGCGATTCCCGCGGCAATGCCGGCCGTCCTGTCGATCACCATGGCCGTAGGAGCGGTGGCGCTCACCAAGTACAATGCGATCGTCAGCAAACTGGTTGCCATCGAGGAGATGGCCGGGGTCGACATCCTCTGTTCCGATAAAACAGGAACGATAACGGAGAACAAGCTCACCCTCTCCGAGATCGTGCCGTTCGGCGATGCCGGGAAGGAAGATGTACTGCTTGATGCCCTGCTCGCATCCAGAGGGGAAGATCGGGATCCCATCGATATCGCGATCATCGACTCAAAAGAGGGGCAGGCCCTCACAGAGAAACTCGGTACCTACACCGTTGCCAGGTTCGCGCCCTTCGATCCCGTGGTCAAACGCACAGAGGCCACGGTAAAAGACAGTGAAGGGCGTCAGTTCAAGGCGGCAAAGGGCGCTCCCCAGGTAATCCAGAACCTTGCGGGTGGAAACGAGGAGATCGGCAGGAAGATCGATGAGCTCTCGAATACGTTTGCGAAAAAAGGGTTCCGCATGCTCGGCGTCGCACGGAGCGGCGATGGGGATACCTGGACGTACGTCGGCGTGCTCGGGCTCTACGATCCGCCCCGTGAGGACTCGGCAGCGACCATCAAGACGGCGGAGGAGATGGGGCTGGACGTAAAGATGGTCACCGGGGATCACGTGGCGATAGCCAAAGAAATCGCAAAAGAGGTGAACTTAAAGACGAATATCACCACCGCCGATGCCTTCCTGAATGAGCATGACGCCGAAGCGGCGGAGATCGTGGAAAAGGCGGACGGGTTTGCCGAGGTGTTTCCCGAACACAAGTACCGTATCGTATCCCTCCTCCAGTCCCGGGGGCATATCGTCGGCATGACCGGCGACGGCGTGAACGATGCACCCGCTCTGAAGAGGGCCGATGTCGGCATTGCCGTTGCGGGTGCCACGGATGCGGCGAAGTCGGCGGCATCGATCGTGATCACGAAGCCGGGACTTTCGGTGATCATCGAGGCGATCAAGGAGAGCCGGAGAATCTTCCAGCGCATGGTTCATTACGTGATCTACCGTATCGCCGAGACCATCCGCGTGCTCTTCTTCGTCACGTCCATCATCATCATCTTCAACGTCTTCCCGATCACCGCACTGCTGATCGTGCTCCTCTCGCTCTTAAACGACCTCCCGATTATGACCATCGCCTACGATAACGTCCTCTACTCACAGTCTCCGGAACAGTGGAAGATGCGGGAGATCATCACCCTTGCGACACTCATCGGATTTGTGGGGGTCATTGCCACGGTTATTCTCTTCTATCTGGCCTATATAACGTTGGGATTGAGCCTTGCGGTCGTCCAGTCGCTCATCTTCCTGAAGCTGGCGGTGGCGGGGCACCTCACGATCTTCGTCTCCCGCACCAGGGGGCCGTTCTGGTCGATCAGGCCGGGATCGGCTCTGCTCTGGTCGGCGATCATCACCAAAGCCATTGCGACCGTCATCGTCGCCGTCGGTATCGGGGTCACGCCGATCGGCTGGTACCTGGCCGGGCTCGTCTGGCTGTACTCCATCGTCGAAGAACTCGTGATCATGGACTGGGTGAAAGTTCGGGTCTACAGGCTCATCGATCACGGCGAGATCAAATGGGCCAGGTAA
- a CDS encoding sugar porter family MFS transporter produces the protein MERWKMKARSKEPRRSGLTRFVYIAVAIAAIGGILFGYDTGVISGAILFITGEFGLSPTLEEVATSSVLVGAILGAIAGGLLADRIGRRRSIIAASAVFLAGTGIVVAATALPVFLVGRVLIGMAIGVASFVVPLYISEIAPSALRGGMVSLNQLFITLGILVSYGVDYLFSATGDWRAMFAFGAVPATILLIGMFLLPGSPRWLVSRHRSDQAADVLRKIRGTSDVSGELDDIERSVGIQKAGSWSDLLASAMRMPLIVGLGLAVLQQLTGINTVIYYAPTIFQFAGLHSAGASIAATAGVGAVNVLTTAAAVILVDRAGRRPLLLAGIAGMVVSLAVLGAGFALGGTVQGGNLLGLITAISLMAYVASFAIGLGPVFWLLIAEIYPLNVRGRAMSVATIANWAANFFITLTFLTLAGVLGRAGVFWLYALVGIVAWVFVFRLVPETKGLTLEEIEEHFRAGRHPRDLKGASGQAD, from the coding sequence ATGGAGAGATGGAAAATGAAGGCACGAAGCAAAGAGCCGAGGAGGTCCGGTCTCACGCGATTCGTCTATATTGCCGTTGCAATAGCGGCCATCGGGGGGATCCTCTTCGGGTACGATACGGGCGTCATCTCCGGAGCAATCCTCTTCATCACCGGCGAGTTCGGCCTCTCGCCGACCCTGGAAGAGGTGGCGACCAGCTCCGTGCTCGTCGGCGCGATTCTGGGTGCGATCGCCGGCGGCCTCCTTGCCGACAGGATCGGGCGGCGGCGCTCGATCATCGCCGCATCGGCCGTGTTCCTCGCAGGCACGGGGATCGTCGTCGCTGCCACGGCCCTGCCCGTCTTCCTCGTCGGCCGCGTGCTGATCGGTATGGCCATCGGCGTCGCGTCGTTCGTCGTTCCCCTCTATATATCGGAGATTGCACCATCAGCGCTCCGCGGCGGCATGGTCTCGCTCAACCAGCTCTTCATCACGCTCGGGATTCTCGTGTCCTACGGCGTCGATTACCTCTTCTCCGCAACCGGCGACTGGCGCGCCATGTTCGCATTCGGTGCAGTGCCGGCAACCATTCTCCTCATCGGGATGTTCCTGCTCCCGGGCAGTCCCCGGTGGCTCGTGTCCCGGCACCGTTCCGACCAGGCGGCCGACGTTCTCCGGAAGATCCGCGGGACATCGGACGTGTCGGGCGAACTCGACGACATCGAGCGGTCGGTCGGGATACAGAAGGCCGGCAGCTGGTCCGACCTGCTGGCATCGGCGATGAGAATGCCCCTGATCGTCGGTCTCGGCCTGGCCGTCCTGCAGCAGCTGACCGGCATCAATACCGTCATCTATTACGCCCCGACGATCTTCCAGTTTGCCGGACTGCACTCTGCCGGCGCCTCGATCGCAGCGACTGCAGGCGTCGGTGCCGTAAACGTCCTGACAACCGCCGCTGCCGTCATTCTCGTAGATCGGGCAGGGCGCCGCCCGCTTCTGCTTGCGGGGATCGCCGGCATGGTCGTGAGCCTCGCCGTGCTCGGGGCCGGGTTTGCTCTCGGCGGCACGGTTCAGGGCGGCAATCTCCTGGGACTGATCACCGCGATCAGCCTGATGGCATACGTCGCCTCATTCGCCATCGGCCTCGGACCGGTCTTCTGGCTGCTGATCGCCGAGATTTACCCCCTCAATGTCCGAGGGCGTGCCATGAGCGTCGCAACCATCGCCAACTGGGCTGCGAACTTTTTCATCACCCTGACGTTCCTGACACTGGCAGGGGTACTGGGACGGGCAGGCGTCTTCTGGCTCTATGCACTGGTGGGCATCGTTGCCTGGGTTTTCGTCTTCCGGCTGGTGCCGGAGACAAAAGGACTCACACTCGAAGAGATCGAAGAGCACTTCAGAGCCGGCAGGCACCCCCGCGACCTGAAGGGTGCATCGGGGCAGGCCGATT
- a CDS encoding phosphomannomutase/phosphoglucomutase encodes MGTIFKAYDIRGAYPDELDEGMARRIGAGFARLLQAETVVVGRDMRLSSPSLAEAFIEGALAAGASVVDIGMVSTPLLYHAIIDGGFDGGAMVTASHLPGRMNGFKLCRAKAIPLSGDAGLPALERLVAESPPVPPRPITGPYRRDSVMERYIGTLVSFVRPARPLKVVVDAGSGMAGPEVPRLAAEIPAWTFIFRDMEPDGRFPDHIANPLIPATTRELQAAVVREQADIGVAFDGDADRCGFIDEAGNRVPEDLVTALIARVFLQRHPGATILYDLRSSRIVPETIRQFGGRAVRCRVGHAFIKAQMREEEALFAGELSGHYYYRDTGYTDNAVMTMIQLLNLLSGQQEPLSRLVAPLKKYASTGEINIRVTDKDAVLAGLEERYGDAGIDHLDGLTVEYPSWWFNIRPSQTEPVLRLNLEAWDEEAMEMRKRELLAAISKTDPAMRIME; translated from the coding sequence ATGGGAACGATCTTCAAAGCATACGATATCCGGGGAGCCTATCCGGACGAGCTCGATGAAGGCATGGCCCGCCGGATAGGTGCCGGGTTTGCCCGGCTCCTGCAGGCAGAGACGGTCGTCGTCGGGCGCGACATGCGGCTCTCCTCGCCGTCGCTTGCCGAAGCCTTCATCGAGGGGGCGCTCGCTGCAGGAGCGTCGGTGGTCGATATCGGGATGGTGAGCACGCCGCTCCTCTACCATGCCATCATCGACGGGGGGTTCGACGGGGGCGCCATGGTGACGGCGTCCCACCTGCCCGGCCGGATGAACGGGTTCAAACTCTGCCGCGCAAAAGCGATCCCGCTCAGCGGGGATGCGGGACTGCCCGCACTGGAACGCCTGGTCGCAGAATCGCCGCCGGTCCCGCCGCGGCCGATAACCGGGCCGTACCGCAGGGACTCCGTGATGGAACGCTATATCGGGACGCTCGTTTCGTTCGTCCGGCCGGCCCGACCGCTCAAGGTCGTCGTCGATGCCGGCAGCGGCATGGCCGGGCCGGAGGTCCCCCGCCTTGCGGCAGAGATCCCGGCATGGACGTTTATCTTCAGGGACATGGAGCCCGACGGCAGGTTCCCCGACCATATCGCAAACCCCCTGATCCCCGCGACGACCCGGGAGCTGCAGGCGGCGGTGGTGCGGGAGCAGGCCGATATCGGCGTCGCGTTCGACGGGGATGCCGACCGGTGCGGGTTCATCGACGAGGCGGGAAACCGCGTCCCGGAAGACCTGGTGACGGCGCTCATCGCCCGGGTTTTTCTGCAGCGCCATCCGGGGGCGACGATCCTCTACGACCTCCGGTCAAGCCGCATCGTCCCGGAGACGATCCGGCAGTTCGGCGGGAGAGCGGTGCGGTGCCGGGTGGGGCACGCGTTTATCAAGGCGCAGATGCGCGAGGAGGAGGCTCTGTTCGCCGGAGAGCTCTCCGGGCACTACTATTACCGGGATACCGGCTACACCGACAACGCCGTGATGACGATGATCCAGCTGCTCAACCTCCTCTCCGGGCAGCAGGAGCCGCTCTCCCGCCTCGTCGCACCGCTGAAGAAGTACGCGTCGACGGGCGAGATTAACATCCGGGTGACGGACAAGGACGCCGTCCTTGCCGGCCTTGAGGAGCGCTACGGCGACGCGGGGATCGATCACCTCGACGGCCTGACGGTCGAGTATCCGTCGTGGTGGTTTAATATCCGCCCTTCCCAGACCGAACCCGTCCTCCGGCTCAACCTGGAGGCATGGGACGAGGAGGCCATGGAGATGCGGAAACGGGAACTTCTGGCAGCCATTTCGAAGACCGACCCGGCTATGCGCATCATGGAGTAA
- the glgP gene encoding alpha-glucan family phosphorylase, with translation MIVKDPISGSPVDTETAEYRADAWGKTYYFDSEIHRRRFLEGSRVAYFSMEIGLSSDIPTYSGGLGVLAGDAVRSSADLRIPLVAVTLVSRKGYLRQKITGDGVQQELPDEWNPAQYMRLLPRTVTVRIEGRDVHIRAWFHDHESPVGGLVPVILLDTDMEENAPDDRQITSYLYGSDSAYRLRQEIVLGIGGVKMLKALNFRVERYHMNEGHSSLLTLELMRMNGYDADTAGDMCVFTTHTPVAAAMDTFSYDDVEKALDFPIDTLKKYGGEDRLNLTLLALNMSKYHNGVAKAHQEYSQKLFHGYHIREITNGVHPFTWTSPEFQRLFDRYMHGWANEPELLVRVGKIPNEEIWDAHVKAKAALIDDVHESTGVTLDPEVLTIGFARRATGYKRATLIFSDLDRLKEINRKWPIQLLFSGKAHPHDEGGKQLIKDIYAFRDRLKGEIEVVYLENYSMDLAGKLTSGVDVWLNTPLPPMEASGTSGMKAAFNGVMNFSVLDGWWVEGCVEGVTGWAIGPGPDEPVTEERRRAQELRDLYNKLEYVILPLYYSMEDEWTHRMKNAIGLIAYYFNSHVMMRRYASEAYL, from the coding sequence GTGATTGTAAAAGATCCCATATCCGGAAGCCCGGTCGACACCGAAACCGCGGAGTACAGGGCAGATGCCTGGGGGAAGACCTACTACTTCGACAGCGAGATTCACAGGCGCCGTTTTCTGGAAGGTTCACGCGTCGCATACTTTTCGATGGAGATCGGACTCTCAAGCGACATTCCGACATACAGCGGAGGGCTGGGAGTTCTCGCCGGAGATGCGGTCAGATCCAGTGCGGATCTCCGCATTCCGCTCGTCGCGGTCACGCTGGTCAGCAGAAAAGGATATCTGAGGCAGAAGATAACCGGGGACGGGGTGCAGCAGGAACTTCCGGACGAATGGAACCCCGCTCAGTACATGCGGCTCCTGCCCCGGACGGTCACCGTACGCATCGAGGGACGGGATGTCCATATCCGTGCCTGGTTCCATGACCATGAAAGCCCGGTAGGTGGCCTGGTTCCCGTCATCCTCCTCGATACGGATATGGAGGAGAATGCGCCGGACGATCGGCAGATTACCAGTTACCTCTATGGCAGTGACAGTGCCTATCGGCTCAGGCAGGAGATCGTGCTGGGTATCGGCGGTGTCAAGATGCTGAAAGCCCTGAACTTCAGGGTGGAACGATACCACATGAACGAGGGGCACTCCAGCCTTCTCACTCTCGAGCTCATGAGGATGAACGGCTATGATGCCGATACGGCAGGCGACATGTGTGTGTTTACGACGCATACGCCCGTTGCTGCTGCAATGGATACCTTTTCGTATGACGATGTCGAAAAGGCGCTCGACTTCCCCATCGATACCCTGAAGAAGTACGGAGGCGAGGATCGGCTGAACCTGACCCTGCTCGCGCTGAATATGAGCAAATACCACAACGGCGTTGCCAAAGCCCACCAGGAGTACTCCCAGAAGCTCTTTCACGGATACCACATTCGCGAGATTACCAACGGCGTCCACCCGTTCACCTGGACCAGTCCAGAGTTCCAGAGACTGTTCGACCGATACATGCATGGGTGGGCGAACGAACCCGAACTGCTCGTGCGGGTCGGGAAGATCCCGAACGAGGAGATCTGGGATGCCCACGTAAAGGCAAAAGCGGCACTCATCGACGACGTTCACGAATCGACCGGAGTGACCCTGGATCCCGAGGTCCTGACGATCGGGTTTGCACGCAGGGCCACCGGGTACAAACGGGCAACCCTGATCTTCTCCGATCTCGACCGGCTGAAAGAGATCAACCGGAAATGGCCGATCCAGTTGCTCTTTTCCGGAAAGGCGCACCCGCATGACGAGGGCGGTAAGCAGCTCATCAAGGATATCTATGCATTCCGCGATCGGCTGAAGGGGGAGATCGAGGTGGTTTATCTGGAGAACTACTCAATGGACCTGGCAGGCAAACTCACGTCCGGCGTGGATGTCTGGCTGAATACCCCGCTTCCCCCCATGGAGGCATCCGGGACGAGCGGGATGAAAGCAGCGTTTAACGGTGTCATGAACTTCAGCGTTCTGGACGGCTGGTGGGTCGAGGGGTGCGTCGAAGGCGTCACCGGCTGGGCGATTGGCCCGGGACCCGATGAACCGGTCACCGAAGAGCGGCGGAGAGCGCAGGAACTCCGGGATCTCTACAACAAACTCGAGTACGTCATTCTGCCCCTCTACTATAGCATGGAGGACGAGTGGACGCACCGTATGAAAAACGCCATCGGTTTGATTGCGTATTATTTCAACAGCCATGTGATGATGCGCAGATACGCCTCGGAAGCGTATCTGTAA
- a CDS encoding CBS domain-containing protein — MDPMKYLREDVVSVSPDTSGVDVAKIMEQKNVGSVVVVDGDGRPTGIITDRDMIVRVVARDKRPEEMKARDIMTRNPTAFTEGMQVTDAMERMMKEGIRRMPIVDRNGRLTGIVIPDDIIRLLGDEISYITRNIEKQSLPGSPFYPYPIV, encoded by the coding sequence ATGGACCCAATGAAATACCTCCGTGAAGATGTCGTATCAGTATCGCCCGACACGTCCGGCGTTGATGTGGCAAAGATCATGGAGCAGAAGAACGTCGGGAGTGTCGTCGTCGTCGACGGGGACGGCAGGCCGACCGGGATCATCACCGACCGCGATATGATCGTGCGGGTCGTCGCCAGGGATAAACGTCCCGAGGAGATGAAAGCCCGGGACATCATGACCCGAAATCCCACCGCCTTCACGGAAGGCATGCAGGTCACGGATGCCATGGAGCGGATGATGAAAGAGGGGATCCGCAGAATGCCGATCGTAGATCGGAATGGCAGGTTAACCGGGATTGTAATCCCGGACGACATCATTCGCCTGCTGGGCGACGAGATATCGTACATTACCCGGAATATCGAGAAGCAGAGCCTGCCGGGCTCCCCCTTTTACCCGTATCCCATCGTATAA